Proteins encoded in a region of the Candidatus Acetothermia bacterium genome:
- the miaB gene encoding tRNA (N6-isopentenyl adenosine(37)-C2)-methylthiotransferase MiaB: MLTWGCQLNEHRSEEIAGVLAAAGYALVAQPEEADVVILNTCMVRQRAEDKAAGRVGELERLRRERPLVIGVGGCMPQGRRDAIFRICPGADFAFGTARIAELPRLIERARRGEHFAFLPDPDGVEALPVLRRSRFQAYVTIAEGCSHACAYCVVPWVRGPLRSRPLVAVMNELQDLAAQGYQEVTLLGQNVDAYGRDLGGDTDFARLLRAAARVPIPRIRFTSSHPAYMTDEAIAAIAEGDNICEHVHLAVQSGSDRVLRAMGRGYTRAQYLELVRRLRERIPGVNITTDVIVGFPGEEEADFRDTLSLIEEVRFGTVYVAAYSPRPGTRAAALPDSVPPAEKRRRLAEVLAVTRDIARELHRERIGTTVEVLAEAYLSDKGLVMGKTRDFRTVLFPGDTGMIGKLVEVAVEGATAGAMIGQERVR; encoded by the coding sequence GTGCTTACGTGGGGCTGTCAGCTCAACGAACACCGCTCGGAGGAGATCGCGGGGGTGCTCGCCGCGGCGGGGTATGCCCTCGTCGCCCAGCCCGAGGAGGCGGACGTGGTCATCCTGAACACGTGCATGGTCCGCCAGCGGGCCGAGGACAAGGCTGCCGGGCGGGTGGGGGAGCTCGAACGCCTGCGCCGGGAGCGCCCGCTCGTGATCGGCGTGGGGGGATGCATGCCCCAGGGGCGGCGGGACGCGATCTTCCGGATCTGTCCAGGGGCGGACTTCGCGTTCGGCACGGCCCGCATCGCGGAGCTGCCTCGCCTCATCGAGCGGGCGAGGCGCGGGGAGCACTTTGCGTTCCTGCCGGACCCCGACGGCGTTGAAGCCTTGCCCGTCCTCCGCCGGAGCCGATTCCAGGCGTACGTGACCATCGCCGAAGGGTGCTCCCACGCCTGCGCCTATTGCGTCGTGCCCTGGGTGCGGGGGCCCCTGCGCTCCCGCCCGCTTGTTGCGGTTATGAACGAGCTCCAGGACCTGGCCGCGCAGGGGTATCAGGAGGTAACCCTGCTCGGGCAGAACGTGGACGCGTACGGGCGCGACCTGGGAGGGGACACGGACTTTGCCCGACTCCTCCGTGCCGCCGCCCGCGTGCCGATACCCCGCATCCGGTTCACCAGCTCCCACCCCGCGTACATGACCGATGAGGCCATCGCCGCCATCGCCGAAGGGGATAACATCTGCGAGCACGTGCACCTTGCCGTCCAGTCCGGGAGCGACCGGGTCCTCAGGGCGATGGGGCGCGGCTACACCCGCGCCCAGTACCTCGAGCTCGTCCGCCGGCTCCGGGAGCGGATCCCGGGCGTGAACATCACCACCGACGTCATCGTCGGCTTCCCCGGAGAGGAGGAGGCCGACTTCCGGGACACCCTATCCCTGATCGAGGAGGTGCGCTTCGGCACGGTGTACGTGGCCGCGTACTCGCCGCGGCCGGGGACCCGGGCCGCCGCCCTCCCCGACTCCGTCCCTCCCGCGGAGAAGCGGCGGCGCCTGGCGGAGGTGCTCGCCGTTACCCGCGACATCGCCCGGGAGCTCCACCGGGAGCGCATCGGGACCACGGTGGAGGTGCTGGCCGAGGCCTACCTCTCCGATAAGGGCTTGGTGATGGGCAAGACGCGGGACTTCCGCACCGTGCTCTTCCCGGGGGATACGGGTATGATCGGGAAGCTCGTGGAGGTGGCGGTGGAGGGGGCGACCGCAGGGGCGATGATCGGCCAGGAGCGGGTGCGATGA
- a CDS encoding LptF/LptG family permease — MQHRVDRYLAREIVPPFGVALLAFLVFIGLELVISLSDAVFARGAGAAEMLRLLLYKLPSLLTFAIPAGALLATFLAFGRLAADRELLAFQALGYSLRRLTVPFLLFGVAASALSFSLGEFGAPPAEAAYRRELMAILYRGSVPSIQEDVFFRGAEGELYYVERYDGQRVMGVVVYDLRGRLYPQDGPFPNVITAREGWFRGGTLELHGGRVLRFASDGGLEELVRFERLSLEVGEDVQRAVLGGKTPSEMSLRELAERIDLLRRSGLDPRALVVEYHGKLAISVAAFVFVLFGAPLGALLGRRGRATGAIAGFLLAAAAQALFVWARTMARRGVLPAFLGGWLPHIAFGLLGLVLFLAVDRLRLRGTLAFLLLAMIGVGAGAAPPFAELWADELVLDSAGTVLTGTRVRAHFQGYTLVAAHLVAREEEGWTVEATQASLTGSDGELQAEHLTVRFTPDGEPAGAVAAGFAGRSTFRGPEKEETLLFSGAWGEAELADGELVRLEARSVRFTTCPCFPHAPYLVRADRFVLRPAKWLFAEGVTVESFGVAVGWLPFYAARLGEEASPLFPEVGRAGADWLLRWSFPWAFGEGVAGAADLTWYVGTGRVDPAIQAVWDTGGIWASPTGLRLRAEGRWEGEPWRAALRVTEDQLSADLSGDLAGWAWSLSWGRVEAGDQTYERMPEFSLTRPKVEWLDGTLAVTLSGGRFREGQTESLRAGVDLSWSRRWVVGPAVVDVPWRLGVDQYREAGRAFFSLSPRLTVGGLSFGYQGRWEVGRSPFDFDATPPLSRLALELATRAGGWRERLSLGWDLAAEAALPARWNLSRPGLSWEVTFLPAPFALHGSTWSLSWQDEGVAVIVVGGFRASPWRWEDTLVKGHWSGEAFSLSGGARVAASPARVTRVALAGEWRPVPEWGLGLALEYDGPTARLVQLEGSVVRVFAGCLRVGVVATLTGIRFTVEVPAFPQAKIRFAPLDEGLQIGE, encoded by the coding sequence GTGCAGCACCGGGTGGATCGGTACCTCGCGCGGGAGATCGTGCCACCGTTTGGGGTGGCCCTGCTCGCGTTCCTGGTGTTCATCGGCCTGGAACTCGTGATCTCCCTGTCCGATGCCGTGTTCGCCCGGGGGGCGGGGGCCGCGGAGATGCTGCGCCTCCTCCTCTACAAGCTCCCGAGCCTCCTTACCTTCGCCATCCCCGCCGGGGCCCTCCTCGCCACCTTCCTCGCGTTCGGTCGCCTGGCCGCGGACCGGGAGCTCCTTGCCTTTCAAGCCCTTGGGTACTCCCTACGGCGCCTGACCGTGCCGTTCCTCCTGTTCGGGGTCGCGGCGAGCGCGCTTTCCTTCTCGCTCGGGGAGTTCGGCGCCCCCCCGGCCGAGGCCGCCTACCGCCGGGAGCTCATGGCGATCCTGTACCGGGGGTCGGTGCCGAGCATCCAGGAGGACGTGTTCTTCCGTGGGGCGGAGGGGGAGCTCTACTACGTGGAGCGGTACGACGGGCAGCGGGTGATGGGGGTGGTGGTGTACGACCTCCGCGGCAGGCTGTACCCCCAGGACGGGCCGTTCCCGAACGTGATCACCGCCCGTGAGGGCTGGTTCCGCGGGGGGACGCTGGAGCTCCACGGCGGGCGGGTGCTGCGGTTCGCCTCGGACGGGGGGCTGGAGGAGCTGGTGCGGTTCGAACGCTTGTCCCTGGAGGTGGGGGAGGACGTGCAGCGGGCAGTGCTGGGCGGCAAGACCCCGAGCGAAATGTCCCTGCGCGAGCTTGCGGAGCGCATCGACCTCTTGCGCCGGAGCGGGCTCGATCCCCGGGCGCTGGTGGTGGAGTACCACGGGAAGCTCGCGATCTCCGTGGCGGCGTTCGTGTTCGTGCTGTTCGGCGCCCCGCTGGGGGCGCTCCTCGGGCGACGCGGCCGGGCCACCGGCGCCATCGCCGGGTTCCTCCTCGCCGCCGCCGCCCAGGCCTTGTTCGTCTGGGCCCGCACCATGGCCCGCCGCGGCGTGCTTCCGGCGTTCCTCGGGGGGTGGCTCCCCCACATCGCGTTCGGCCTGCTCGGACTGGTGCTGTTCCTGGCGGTGGACCGGCTCCGCCTGCGGGGGACCCTGGCGTTCCTGCTTCTGGCGATGATCGGGGTGGGCGCGGGTGCTGCCCCTCCGTTCGCCGAGTTGTGGGCGGACGAGCTCGTGTTGGATTCCGCGGGCACGGTCCTCACCGGGACCAGGGTCCGCGCCCACTTCCAAGGGTACACGCTCGTCGCCGCGCACCTGGTGGCGAGGGAAGAGGAGGGGTGGACGGTGGAGGCGACCCAGGCCTCCCTCACCGGTTCCGACGGCGAGCTCCAGGCCGAGCACCTCACCGTGCGCTTCACCCCCGACGGGGAGCCGGCCGGGGCGGTGGCCGCGGGCTTCGCCGGCCGGTCCACGTTCCGTGGCCCAGAGAAGGAGGAGACGCTCCTCTTCTCCGGGGCATGGGGGGAAGCCGAGCTCGCGGACGGGGAACTGGTGCGGCTCGAGGCGCGGTCGGTGCGGTTCACCACCTGCCCCTGTTTCCCTCACGCCCCCTACCTCGTACGCGCCGATCGGTTCGTGCTCCGGCCCGCGAAGTGGCTGTTCGCCGAAGGGGTGACGGTGGAGTCGTTCGGCGTTGCCGTGGGTTGGCTCCCGTTCTACGCGGCCCGCCTGGGGGAGGAGGCATCGCCCCTGTTCCCCGAGGTGGGCCGGGCCGGGGCGGATTGGCTCTTGCGTTGGTCCTTCCCCTGGGCCTTCGGGGAAGGGGTGGCGGGGGCGGCAGATCTCACCTGGTACGTGGGGACGGGACGGGTCGACCCGGCCATCCAGGCGGTGTGGGATACAGGGGGGATCTGGGCTAGCCCTACCGGCCTGCGGTTGCGCGCGGAAGGGCGGTGGGAGGGCGAGCCGTGGCGGGCGGCGCTGCGGGTGACCGAGGACCAGCTCTCCGCGGACCTGTCCGGGGACCTGGCGGGGTGGGCGTGGTCCCTGTCCTGGGGGCGGGTGGAGGCGGGAGACCAAACCTACGAGCGCATGCCCGAGTTCTCGCTCACGCGGCCCAAGGTGGAGTGGCTGGATGGGACGTTGGCCGTCACGCTCTCCGGCGGCCGCTTCCGCGAAGGGCAGACGGAGAGCTTGCGGGCCGGGGTGGACCTCTCCTGGTCCCGCCGGTGGGTCGTGGGGCCGGCCGTCGTGGACGTTCCGTGGCGGTTGGGGGTTGACCAGTACCGGGAGGCAGGGCGCGCCTTCTTCTCGCTGTCCCCACGGCTGACGGTGGGGGGGCTGTCCTTCGGGTACCAAGGGCGGTGGGAGGTCGGCCGGTCGCCGTTCGATTTCGACGCGACTCCGCCCCTGAGTCGGCTCGCGCTCGAGCTTGCCACCCGCGCCGGGGGGTGGCGGGAACGGCTGTCCCTCGGGTGGGACCTGGCCGCGGAGGCGGCGCTCCCAGCGAGGTGGAATCTCTCCCGGCCCGGGCTGTCCTGGGAGGTCACGTTCCTCCCGGCCCCCTTCGCCCTGCACGGGAGCACGTGGTCCCTGAGCTGGCAGGACGAGGGGGTGGCGGTCATCGTGGTCGGCGGGTTCCGCGCTTCCCCGTGGCGGTGGGAGGACACGCTGGTCAAAGGGCACTGGTCCGGGGAGGCGTTCTCCCTGTCCGGCGGGGCACGGGTGGCGGCTTCCCCGGCGCGGGTGACCAGGGTAGCGCTCGCCGGGGAGTGGCGGCCGGTCCCGGAGTGGGGCCTCGGGCTCGCGCTGGAATACGACGGCCCGACGGCGCGCCTCGTGCAGTTGGAGGGGAGCGTTGTCCGTGTGTTCGCCGGGTGCTTGCGGGTGGGGGTGGTTGCCACCCTCACCGGGATCCGGTTCACGGTGGAGGTGCCCGCGTTCCCCCAGGCCAAGATCCGGTTTGCTCCGCTGGACGAGGGCCTGCAGATCGGGGAGTAG
- a CDS encoding CDP-alcohol phosphatidyltransferase family protein has product MTRKKRIPDWLTASRVLIALAILALIPAGPRALRAVAWLLLVGWTTDIVDGRLARRWEKEPSWIGEHDFQIDMLMVLASAVYLVATGLVPRAVGIVYLAVGLLVALAVHSRSAQFLRFKAVTMLIAFPWVFLPFVVAYFYDPLAAYVGLAWTAGALLVDRRRFAGVVGDFLSGARAFLRRP; this is encoded by the coding sequence ATGACCAGGAAGAAGAGGATCCCTGACTGGCTTACGGCGAGCCGGGTCCTGATCGCCCTGGCCATCTTGGCCCTAATCCCCGCCGGTCCCCGGGCCTTGCGGGCGGTGGCCTGGCTCCTCCTCGTGGGGTGGACCACCGACATCGTGGACGGGCGCCTTGCCCGCCGGTGGGAGAAGGAACCCAGTTGGATCGGAGAGCACGATTTCCAGATCGACATGCTCATGGTGCTCGCCAGCGCGGTGTACCTGGTGGCCACCGGCCTCGTGCCCCGCGCCGTGGGCATCGTGTACCTCGCGGTGGGGCTCCTGGTCGCCCTGGCCGTGCACAGCCGCTCCGCCCAGTTCCTTCGGTTCAAAGCGGTGACGATGCTGATCGCCTTCCCCTGGGTGTTCCTCCCGTTCGTGGTGGCCTACTTTTACGATCCGTTGGCTGCCTACGTGGGGCTGGCGTGGACGGCGGGCGCCCTCCTCGTGGACCGGCGCCGGTTCGCCGGGGTGGTGGGGGACTTCCTGTCCGGGGCCCGCGCGTTCTTGCGCCGACCGTGA
- the ruvB gene encoding Holliday junction branch migration DNA helicase RuvB encodes MAERDLGAERQDTDQPLRALRPRTLAEFVGQTEIKERLQVYIQAARARNEPLDHVLLLSPPGLGKTTLAYIIAHEIGGHIKVSSGPAIERPGDLAAILTHLSPGDVLFVDEIHRLRPQVEEILYPAMEEYKLDIVLGEGPHARSIRLDLAPFTLVGATTREGLLTAPLRDRFEVVFRLDFYRPEELAEIIRRVAPRLGVDVEERAARELATRARGTPRIALRLLRRARDVAQVAGTNTVSLAVAEETLSMLGIDEKGLDGLDRKILGVVIDRFDGGPVGLETLAAALGEDPDTIAELYEPYLIALGFIRRTPQGRLATDKAYAHLERTPSRLL; translated from the coding sequence ATGGCCGAACGGGATCTCGGCGCGGAACGGCAGGACACGGATCAGCCCCTGCGGGCCCTGCGTCCCCGCACCCTGGCCGAGTTCGTCGGGCAAACGGAGATCAAGGAGCGCCTCCAGGTCTACATTCAGGCGGCCAGAGCGCGGAACGAGCCCCTGGACCACGTCCTCCTCCTCTCCCCCCCCGGCCTCGGGAAGACCACCCTCGCCTACATCATCGCCCACGAGATCGGGGGGCACATCAAGGTCTCCTCCGGCCCGGCCATCGAACGGCCGGGGGACCTGGCAGCGATCCTCACCCACCTCTCCCCGGGCGATGTGCTCTTCGTGGACGAGATCCATCGCCTGCGACCCCAGGTGGAGGAAATCCTGTACCCGGCGATGGAGGAGTACAAGCTGGACATCGTCCTCGGGGAGGGCCCCCACGCCCGTTCCATCCGCCTGGACCTCGCCCCGTTCACCCTGGTCGGGGCCACGACCCGGGAGGGGCTCCTCACCGCCCCCCTCCGGGATCGGTTCGAGGTCGTGTTCCGTCTCGACTTCTACCGGCCGGAGGAGCTGGCCGAGATCATCCGCCGGGTCGCGCCCCGGCTGGGGGTAGACGTGGAGGAACGGGCGGCCCGGGAGCTGGCCACCCGGGCCCGGGGCACGCCCCGCATCGCCCTCCGCCTCCTCCGCCGGGCCCGCGATGTGGCCCAGGTGGCCGGGACCAACACGGTGAGCCTGGCCGTGGCCGAGGAAACCTTGTCCATGCTGGGCATCGACGAGAAGGGACTGGACGGGTTGGATCGCAAGATCCTGGGGGTCGTCATCGATCGGTTCGACGGGGGACCGGTGGGGTTGGAGACGTTGGCCGCGGCCCTGGGGGAGGACCCGGACACGATCGCCGAGCTCTACGAACCCTATCTGATCGCGTTGGGGTTCATCCGCCGTACCCCCCAGGGACGGCTGGCCACGGACAAGGCCTACGCCCACCTCGAACGGACCCCGAGCCGGCTCCTCTAA
- the tsaB gene encoding tRNA (adenosine(37)-N6)-threonylcarbamoyltransferase complex dimerization subunit type 1 TsaB, with product MRVLGIETAGEQGGVALLGEEGPGYVVMFPTGRGQGELLAPAARAVLDLAGVRPRELGLIAVDVGPGSFTGLRIGLAFAKGLAQALGVPVVGVRQTEVVGKPLARWWPGRVAVWVHDRREFVYMAWADAHRAGSEIVLPWPDALARIGDRAGVLLTGSGAVRFGEAVRAQAPGVTVADPLWAWPSPLEVARQGRARFLELGPDDVLRLEPHYVQKEG from the coding sequence ATGCGGGTTTTAGGGATCGAGACGGCCGGCGAGCAGGGCGGAGTAGCCCTTCTCGGCGAGGAGGGTCCAGGATATGTGGTGATGTTCCCCACCGGCCGTGGCCAGGGCGAGCTCCTCGCGCCCGCGGCGCGGGCGGTGCTGGACTTGGCTGGGGTGCGGCCGAGGGAACTCGGCCTGATCGCGGTGGATGTGGGCCCGGGATCGTTCACCGGCCTCCGGATAGGACTCGCGTTCGCCAAAGGATTGGCCCAAGCCCTGGGGGTGCCCGTGGTGGGCGTGCGGCAGACCGAGGTGGTGGGGAAGCCGCTGGCGCGGTGGTGGCCGGGGCGGGTCGCGGTGTGGGTCCACGACCGACGGGAGTTCGTGTACATGGCCTGGGCGGATGCGCACCGGGCGGGAAGCGAGATCGTGCTCCCGTGGCCGGACGCCCTGGCTAGGATCGGCGATCGGGCAGGGGTGCTCCTCACGGGCTCAGGGGCGGTCCGGTTTGGAGAAGCGGTCCGGGCGCAGGCGCCCGGGGTGACGGTGGCGGATCCCCTGTGGGCCTGGCCGAGTCCGCTGGAGGTGGCGCGACAAGGTCGGGCCAGGTTCCTCGAACTGGGGCCGGACGATGTGCTGCGGCTTGAGCCGCACTACGTGCAGAAGGAGGGATGA
- the rpmB gene encoding 50S ribosomal protein L28 translates to MGRVCEICGRGPEYGTQVSHSGHHSRRVRLPNLQYVRAVYQGRRRRRRVCARCIKAGKIGKA, encoded by the coding sequence ATGGGCAGGGTATGTGAGATCTGCGGGCGGGGGCCGGAATACGGGACACAGGTGAGCCATTCTGGGCACCACAGCCGGCGGGTCAGGCTCCCCAACCTGCAGTACGTGCGGGCGGTGTACCAAGGGCGCCGGCGGCGGAGGCGCGTATGTGCTCGCTGCATCAAGGCGGGCAAGATCGGGAAGGCGTGA
- a CDS encoding S1 RNA-binding domain-containing protein, translated as MMQFKVGDLSLGKVLEIHPNGALIGLAEGEEAGFLHLAEIAEEAVGRVEDYLTEGQQVLVKVIGYDRLGRPSLSLRRVTDRDREAAEFHREAIEFRSVLANRSISVPLPERPEERLEWRLSRWLDEAEAALAGLRKRRAGRLSEKFYTD; from the coding sequence ATGATGCAGTTCAAGGTCGGCGACCTTAGCCTGGGCAAGGTCTTGGAGATCCACCCCAACGGGGCCCTGATCGGCCTTGCCGAGGGGGAGGAGGCCGGGTTCCTCCACCTCGCGGAGATCGCCGAGGAGGCGGTGGGGCGGGTGGAGGACTACCTCACCGAGGGCCAGCAGGTGCTGGTGAAGGTGATCGGGTACGACCGCCTCGGCCGGCCATCCCTGTCGTTGCGGCGGGTCACCGACCGGGATCGGGAGGCGGCCGAGTTCCATCGCGAGGCCATCGAGTTCCGATCCGTGCTGGCCAATCGCTCGATCAGTGTTCCGCTTCCTGAGCGGCCGGAGGAGCGGCTGGAGTGGCGGCTTTCCCGGTGGCTGGACGAGGCGGAGGCCGCCTTGGCCGGGCTGCGGAAACGCCGTGCCGGCCGGCTCTCGGAGAAGTTCTACACCGACTGA